A genome region from Trichosurus vulpecula isolate mTriVul1 chromosome 5, mTriVul1.pri, whole genome shotgun sequence includes the following:
- the LOC118849619 gene encoding 40S ribosomal protein SA-like — protein sequence MSGALDVLQMKEEDVLKFLAAGTHLGGTNLDFQMEQYIYKRKSDGIYIINWKRTWEKLLLAARAIVAIENPADVSVISARNTGQRAVLKFAAATGATPIAGRFTPGTFTNQIQAAFREPRLLVVTDPRADHQPLTEASYVNLPTIALCNTDSPLRYVDIAIPCNNKGAHSVGLMWWMLAREVLRMRGTISREHPWEVIPDLYFYRDPEEIEKEEQAAAEKAVTKEEFQGEWTAPAPEFTATQPEVADWSEGVQVPSVPIQQFPTEDWSAQPATEDWSAAPTAQATEWVGTTTEWS from the coding sequence ATGTCCGGAGCCCTGGATGTCTTgcagatgaaggaggaggatgtCCTCAAATTTCTTGCTGCAGGAACCCATTTGGGTGGCACCAATTTGGACTTCCAGATGGAACAGTATATCTACAAAAGGAAGAGTGACGGTATCTACATCATTAACTGGAAGAGAACTTGGGAAAAGCTTTTGCTGGCAGCTCGTGCTATTGTTGCCATTGAAAACCCAGCCGATGTTAGTGTCATCTCCGCCAGGAACACTGGCCAGCGAGCTGTTCTGAAATTTGCTGCTGCCACTGGCGCTACACCTATTGCTGGACGTTTCACACCGGGCACCTTCACTAACCAGATTCAGGCAGCTTTCAGGGAGCCTCGCCTCTTGGTGGTCACTGATCCTCGGGCAGATCACCAGCCTCTGACTGAAGCATCGTATGTTAACCTCCCAACCATTGCACTGTGCAACACAGACTCTCCACTTCGCTATGTGGATATTGCCATTCCATGTAACAACAAGGGGGCTCACTCAGTGGGTCTGATGTGGTGGATGCTGGCCCGTGAAGTCCTGCGTATGCGTGGTACCATCTCTCGTGAACACCCGTGGGAGGTTATACCTGATCTTTACTTCTACAGGGATCCAGAGGAGATTGAAAAGGAAGAGCAGGCCGCAGCTGAGAAGGCAGTGACAAAGGAAGAGTTTCAGGGTGAATGGACCGCACCTGCCCCAGAATTCACTGCTACTCAGCCGGAGGTGGCGGATTGGTCTGAGGGAGTACAGGTGCCATCTGTGCCCATTCAGCAGTTCCCCACCGAAGATTGGAGTGCTCAGCCGGCTACTGAGGACTGGTCTGCGGCTCCTACTGCTCAGGCCACTGAATGGGTAGGAACTACCACAGAGTGGTCTTAA